TGACGCCCCTCCCAATGATCGTTATTCGGTCGTGTTGTTCTATAGTCCCCACCGGGACACGGTGATATCGTGTCTTGAACCCTGTCAGTCGGCGGACAACCCCGCAAAATATCCTCCGGTCACAGCCGGGGAACATGTCCGCGCGCGCGCTCAGGGTAGCCGGCGCGCGACTTACTAATCAACGCTCACCGTCGTTGGGAGGCTTATTCGATGGTCCATTGGAGCGCCGCAGTCGCGACTTTTTTCTATGCCTTGTTCCCGGCCGTTTGTTTTGCCCAGGACGAGCGCAGAATGGTTGAAGTCAAACAGGCTGTATCGACGCCCGACTTTGGCTATTTGCCAACCTATTTGGCGCGGGCTAAAGGTTTTTTCGCGAAAGAGGGGATTGACTTTAAGCTGCTGGTGGTCGGTTCGCGAGTGGCGCTGCCGGCGTTGATGTCGCGGCAGATCGACTTTGCCGTCGCGGGTGGGACCTTAGCGCCAAGTCTGCAGGGGGCGCCGCTCAAGTCGGTATTTTACACGTTCAATAGCTCAACCTTTCAGTTCGTCGTGCGGCCGGAAATCCAAGAGCCCCGCGATCTCAAGGGTAAGACGGTCGTGATATCGACTCCCGGCTCGAGCACGGACGTCGCCACGCGTTTGATGCTCAAGAAAATGGGTTTGGAACCGGGAGTCGATGTCAACCTTTTAACCAGCGCCGATTCCAAAGCGCGGGTGATCGCGATGGAGACGCGGCAGGCGGCGGCTTCGGCAATTAATCCCGACGTTGCGGCACAACTAGTGCCGCGGGGTTTTAACATTCTCATGAGCTCGTCCGACGTGTTCCCCGTGCCCTTCGGCGGCATGTCGGTCCATGAGCAGTTGTTGCGAGACAATCCCGATTTGATCAAGCGTTGGCTGCGGGTGCAGATTCGCGCTTTGTTGCACATTCGACAAAATCCCGACGAGACTGCGCAGATTGCGGCCAAGGAGCTGAAAATCCAACCAGATATTGCGCGAGGCGCATTGCAGCTGCTAATACCGAAGGTGAGCGCTGAAGATCCCGGCGGGTTCACTGAGAAGAGCATGCGGTTCTTGCTCGAATTCGCCGCCGGATCTCTGAAGCTCGATCCGCACAAGATCCAGATCTCTCAGGTGACGAATATCGGGCTGCTGCGCGAGGTGCAGCGCGAAATGGGCATCTATTGTCGCGAAGGCTACCTTTGCAAGTAGAGATCCCGCCGGTAGCGAACCCAGGCACTGAAAGCATGGCAAGAGATTTCCTAATCGGCTGTCAGGCGCACGGCATCACGCATGGTGTGAGCGAATCCGTCGACCGGCAATTCCGGATGATTCGCGATTCCGGCGTGTTCGATTATCTCGATCGACTACCGCCACCGGAGTTAATGGACGAATATATCCGTTGCTCGCAGAAGTATGGCATGCCGATGCACACTGGAACTGCGCATTACGTGCTGGGCCGCGACGATGCCGCGTTTGGTGTCAATATGGCCAACGCCGCGCGCTTGCAATCGACGTATCAAAATATCGTGATTCGCACCTACCATGCCGATGGCCATGCGCTGTCCGACGATGAGGTGGTCGACTGTTACTTGCGGGTTTGGGAGATGGGCGCGCGCCTTGGAGTTCAACCCTCCTTCGAATTGCATGTCGCCACGTGGTCCGAAGACTTTCGCCGCGTCGTCCCCGTGGCCGAGAAGGTGCGCGCGCGAGGTATACGGTTCAACTTTACTCTCGACTACAGTCACTGCGCGTTCAAGATCGACAACCCGGAAGAGCAAGAGCTTTCCAAGATTCGCGAAGATGTTGACGCTGGCTTGGTGGTGCTCGATCCATTCGAGCCCGGCAACCTCTGCGAGCGCTGGCTGGCCATGAATATGATCGTCTATGCGCAGTTCCGGCCGGTGTCACCTAACGGCCCCAAGAATGTTTGGTCGACCGATGCTGCTGGAAAGCCCGGCCGTGGCATCCAATACCCGTTCTTAAAGCCGAAACCCGGCGAATGGCATTCGCCGTGGCAAGCTTGGCGTTTGGAGCCGGCGAAAGAAGCGCTTCGAAAAGTCATGCGCTATCATCTCAGCCACCCTGAGAGCCCGCTGCGCTTCATCAACACCGAAATGATCGACCGCCCGGACTACGGCGATAATGCCAAGTACTCCCTATTTGAACACAACGTCGCCTGTGCGCGGTGGATACGCTCGACATGGAACCATCTCAAAGCCGTTCATGACGCCGGCCTCTCTCTTGAAATCAGCTACTGAGAACGAGCCGGCGGCAAAGCCTTCAAGCCTTGCGGCGGCGCCGTAATCGGCTTCAAAATAGCGGATTCATAATCTGTGCAGCCGTTCTGCGCTCACGATTCCCGGACAATCGTTGATTGGGAGATATTCCGTCGCCGGGCCTCGGCAGCGACCCTAGCTCGAAGTTTCGGTGGGTAATTTCACCGATATCAATTCCATAGATGGATGGTAAAACCCTATGTTACTGATGAGAATGCCTGCGACTGGTTAATCCCACGCCGGCGCTGGCTTGGTTTTGTATCCGCGGTTCCAACCTGCGTGGCTTAGTGCAGCAGGGCGTGGGCCACGACTTCGAAGAGCACGATGCCCAGCGTGACCGCTGACGCGCCGATCACAAAAGCGGTCCGCTGCTTTTCCAACGTCGTCATGGTTATTAGAGCTTCGGGTACTTTTGATTGCGCGCGTAGTTTGCGCGCGTGCCACACCGTGTAGAGGTTGGCCAAGGCTGCCAGGCTGGTCAGGGTTCTTCTTGAGGACAATCAGTGTCAGGGTTGAATATATGCATGTAGATTCAGAAAGGAGCTGAATTTTCCATCCGGCAAATCCTATCGCCCCGCAACCGTTACCTTCAGGAAGTTGAAAATAAGCGAGATCGCTTGATACGATTCGATCGAGACAATAAAAGGGGGCGAAACGATGGCGTTCGATATGCAACCTCTGGCCGGCAGGTTCGGGGTGTCGATTACCGGCGTGGACCTGTCAAAGGAGTTGGACGAGAATTTGTTCAATGAGATTGTCGACACCTTTGTGAATAAGCAGGTGGTGGTTTTTCGCGATCAGCACATCGAGCCGCAGCATCAGCTTGCCTTTAGCCGTCGGTTTGGCCCGCTGGAAATGTTGTATGACGACGATCAGCGCGTGCCGGGCTTTCCGGAGGTGGCGATCCTTTCCAATGAAAAGGTCGACGGCAAATTCATCGGTGTCGTTGCGGCGGGCGATTTTTGGCACTCGGACCAGTCGTACCGGGAAACGCCTTCACTCGCGACTCTGCTCTATGCGCATAAAATACCCAAGCATGGCGGCGATACGGAATTCGCCGACATGCACGGCGCCTACGAGAGCTTGCCCGACTCGATCAAAGCACGGATTGAGGGGCGCAGGGGGATCCATCAGCGCAGCAAATTGGGGAATCCGCGTGTGGCGGTGACGCGAGAGGGGGGCGAAGAGTATTACCAGAGGCAGTCGACGAAGAACGTCCTTCATCCGCTCGTGCGCACCCATCCGGTGACGGGCCGCAAGGGACTTTACCTGTCGCCGCGATTTACCGTCGGCATCGAGGGCATGGACGACGCCGAGGCGCAGCCACTGCTCGACAGCCTATTTGCGCACCTGACTGCGCCCGAGAACGTTTA
The nucleotide sequence above comes from Deltaproteobacteria bacterium. Encoded proteins:
- a CDS encoding TauD/TfdA family dioxygenase, whose protein sequence is MAFDMQPLAGRFGVSITGVDLSKELDENLFNEIVDTFVNKQVVVFRDQHIEPQHQLAFSRRFGPLEMLYDDDQRVPGFPEVAILSNEKVDGKFIGVVAAGDFWHSDQSYRETPSLATLLYAHKIPKHGGDTEFADMHGAYESLPDSIKARIEGRRGIHQRSKLGNPRVAVTREGGEEYYQRQSTKNVLHPLVRTHPVTGRKGLYLSPRFTVGIEGMDDAEAQPLLDSLFAHLTAPENVYRHKWTLGDFVMWDNRSLNHQACGGYAMDDIRLLHRTSTIGDKPF
- a CDS encoding ABC transporter substrate-binding protein codes for the protein MVHWSAAVATFFYALFPAVCFAQDERRMVEVKQAVSTPDFGYLPTYLARAKGFFAKEGIDFKLLVVGSRVALPALMSRQIDFAVAGGTLAPSLQGAPLKSVFYTFNSSTFQFVVRPEIQEPRDLKGKTVVISTPGSSTDVATRLMLKKMGLEPGVDVNLLTSADSKARVIAMETRQAAASAINPDVAAQLVPRGFNILMSSSDVFPVPFGGMSVHEQLLRDNPDLIKRWLRVQIRALLHIRQNPDETAQIAAKELKIQPDIARGALQLLIPKVSAEDPGGFTEKSMRFLLEFAAGSLKLDPHKIQISQVTNIGLLREVQREMGIYCREGYLCK
- a CDS encoding xylose isomerase, translating into MARDFLIGCQAHGITHGVSESVDRQFRMIRDSGVFDYLDRLPPPELMDEYIRCSQKYGMPMHTGTAHYVLGRDDAAFGVNMANAARLQSTYQNIVIRTYHADGHALSDDEVVDCYLRVWEMGARLGVQPSFELHVATWSEDFRRVVPVAEKVRARGIRFNFTLDYSHCAFKIDNPEEQELSKIREDVDAGLVVLDPFEPGNLCERWLAMNMIVYAQFRPVSPNGPKNVWSTDAAGKPGRGIQYPFLKPKPGEWHSPWQAWRLEPAKEALRKVMRYHLSHPESPLRFINTEMIDRPDYGDNAKYSLFEHNVACARWIRSTWNHLKAVHDAGLSLEISY